A stretch of Cyanobacterium sp. HL-69 DNA encodes these proteins:
- the natE gene encoding ABC-type neutral amino acid uptake system ATPase component NatE — translation MTNLLEVKDVYAGYIKDLNILQGINFRVEPGELITVIGPNGAGKSTLAKTIFGLLTPNQGEIIFKDRNIAGLKSNEIVKLGMCYVPQISNVFATLTVEENLEMGAYTLSGSCKKQKEIIYSMFPKLKERFRQKAGTLSGGERQMLAMGKALMLDPDLLLLDEPSAALSPILVNDVFEQIKAINATGKAIVLVEQNAKKALMMADRGYVLESGKDAIEGKGSDLLDNPLVGELYLGTRHE, via the coding sequence ATGACTAACCTATTAGAAGTAAAAGATGTTTATGCCGGATATATCAAAGACTTAAACATTTTACAGGGCATTAATTTTCGAGTTGAACCAGGGGAATTAATCACCGTAATAGGTCCTAATGGGGCGGGAAAATCGACCCTTGCCAAAACTATTTTTGGGCTTTTGACTCCCAATCAAGGGGAAATAATTTTTAAAGACCGTAATATTGCGGGGTTAAAGTCCAATGAGATTGTTAAGTTAGGGATGTGTTACGTTCCTCAAATTTCTAATGTTTTTGCTACTTTGACGGTGGAGGAAAATTTAGAAATGGGGGCTTATACTCTTTCTGGCTCTTGCAAAAAACAAAAAGAGATCATTTATTCTATGTTTCCTAAGTTAAAGGAGCGTTTTCGGCAAAAAGCTGGTACTTTGTCGGGAGGAGAAAGGCAGATGTTGGCCATGGGTAAGGCATTGATGTTGGATCCTGATTTGCTGTTGTTGGATGAACCTTCGGCGGCCTTATCTCCCATTTTGGTTAATGATGTTTTTGAGCAAATTAAGGCGATAAATGCCACGGGAAAGGCGATCGTTTTGGTGGAACAAAATGCCAAAAAAGCCTTGATGATGGCGGATAGGGGTTATGTTTTAGAAAGCGGTAAAGATGCGATCGAGGGTAAAGGTTCTGATTTGTTAGATAATCCTTTGGTGGGTGAATTATATCTTGGTACTCGCCATGAATAA
- the bamA gene encoding beta barrel protein insertion system outer membrane component BamA: MRKKKQNSTSVVQKKKTAQKAEKMTLNLKATNHNHHGVFHPKTSMAKLVAKFPILSALLFLTTFMVSQPLKANPEVEIEDTPSLTNHVDFSLSTIPHQPQEFTNQNIEINKAPRPENFVGEDTSQEIIVKDNEELSPNLEIASSNLEESSPNLEISSSNREELSPNLETSPQSSSSSQTLLAQNNQPQSEEEARVLVAEVLVEGVEGELEDLVYNVIRTAPGRTTTRTQLQEDINAIFATGFFSNANVVPSDTPLGVRITYTVVPNPVLQRVEIQTVSGDRPDAQIPPEVIDEAFGDQYGEIINLRDLQEGITAINTWYSDNGFDLAQVVSSPQVSSDGVVTLAIAEGEIEDIQVKYFSEDNEEVDGKTREFIITREVQLKPGDIFNRNTAQRDLQRVFGLGIFQDVRLSFSEAEDPSKVIMNIEVVQANTGSIAAGAGISSNSGFFGTLSYQQQNLGGNNQNLGAEFQLGERELLFDLSLRDPWIATTPDRTSYTANIFRRRSISLVFDGTDTDSIRTEIGDTRPRVVRSGTGVTFSRPIAEDPFTRPDWVLSAGFQYQRVEIKNTDGDLSPRSSAEFGNELLSLSESGQDDLFLLRFNASRDRRNNRLQPTEGNFLLVGMEQTVPLGSGNILFNRIRANYSHYIPVNFLDFDFAEGPQALAFNVQAGTILGDLPPYEAFVLGGSNSVRGYGEGDLGNGRTFLQASAEYRFPIFSVVGGALFLDFGTDLGSGSSVPGQPAEVRGLSGSGFGYGLGVRIQSPVGPIRIDYGINDEGDNRIHFGIGERF; this comes from the coding sequence ATGAGAAAAAAAAAGCAAAATTCTACCTCTGTAGTGCAAAAAAAGAAAACCGCCCAAAAAGCAGAAAAAATGACCTTAAACTTAAAAGCTACTAACCATAATCATCATGGTGTATTTCACCCCAAAACATCCATGGCAAAGCTAGTAGCCAAGTTTCCCATTCTTTCTGCTCTTCTGTTTCTAACCACCTTCATGGTTAGTCAACCCTTAAAAGCTAATCCAGAGGTAGAAATCGAAGATACTCCATCCCTCACCAACCATGTAGATTTTAGCCTTAGCACCATCCCTCATCAGCCCCAAGAGTTTACTAATCAAAACATTGAGATAAACAAAGCCCCCCGTCCAGAAAATTTTGTGGGAGAAGATACCTCTCAAGAAATTATAGTTAAAGATAACGAAGAATTATCTCCTAATTTAGAAATAGCCTCATCTAACCTAGAAGAATCGTCCCCCAACCTAGAAATAAGCTCATCTAACCGAGAAGAATTATCTCCTAACCTAGAAACAAGCCCCCAATCTTCATCATCATCCCAAACCCTCTTAGCTCAAAATAATCAACCCCAGAGCGAAGAAGAAGCGAGGGTATTAGTGGCAGAAGTGCTAGTGGAAGGGGTAGAGGGAGAATTAGAAGACCTAGTTTATAACGTCATTAGAACAGCTCCAGGGCGTACTACCACCAGAACTCAACTACAGGAAGATATTAACGCTATTTTCGCCACAGGTTTTTTTAGTAATGCCAATGTAGTGCCTAGTGATACTCCTTTGGGGGTCAGAATTACCTATACCGTAGTACCTAACCCTGTGTTGCAAAGGGTAGAAATACAAACGGTATCGGGCGATCGCCCCGATGCTCAAATTCCCCCAGAAGTCATTGACGAAGCCTTTGGGGATCAATATGGAGAGATTATTAACCTCCGAGATTTACAAGAGGGCATTACCGCCATCAATACTTGGTATAGCGACAATGGTTTCGATTTAGCTCAGGTGGTAAGCTCTCCTCAAGTTTCCTCCGATGGGGTTGTTACCCTTGCCATTGCGGAAGGAGAAATCGAAGATATACAAGTAAAATACTTTAGCGAAGATAACGAAGAAGTTGACGGCAAAACCAGAGAATTTATTATCACCAGAGAAGTACAACTCAAACCAGGGGATATTTTTAATCGTAATACAGCCCAAAGAGACTTACAAAGGGTATTTGGTTTAGGTATTTTCCAAGATGTACGTCTTTCTTTTAGTGAAGCCGAAGATCCCTCTAAGGTGATCATGAACATAGAAGTAGTACAAGCCAATACGGGTTCCATCGCCGCTGGTGCTGGTATTAGTTCCAATAGTGGATTTTTTGGAACCTTGAGTTATCAACAACAAAACCTAGGGGGTAATAATCAAAACCTAGGGGCGGAATTTCAGTTAGGAGAAAGGGAACTATTATTTGACCTGAGCTTAAGAGATCCTTGGATTGCCACCACCCCCGATCGCACCTCATACACCGCCAATATTTTCCGTCGTCGCTCTATCTCTCTTGTTTTTGATGGTACAGATACCGACAGCATCAGAACCGAGATAGGGGATACTCGCCCTCGGGTAGTGCGCTCAGGTACAGGAGTCACATTCTCTCGTCCCATTGCCGAAGATCCTTTCACTCGCCCTGATTGGGTATTGAGTGCAGGATTCCAATACCAAAGGGTAGAAATTAAAAACACCGATGGGGATCTCAGCCCTCGCTCCTCCGCTGAATTTGGCAATGAATTACTATCCCTCAGTGAATCAGGACAGGATGATCTTTTCCTTTTAAGGTTCAATGCTTCGCGCGATCGCCGTAATAACCGTTTACAACCCACAGAGGGCAACTTCCTCTTGGTGGGCATGGAGCAAACTGTTCCCCTTGGTTCGGGAAATATTCTCTTTAACCGCATTCGGGCAAACTACAGCCACTATATTCCCGTCAACTTCCTCGATTTCGACTTTGCCGAAGGCCCCCAAGCCCTTGCATTTAACGTCCAAGCAGGGACAATTTTAGGAGACTTACCCCCCTACGAAGCCTTCGTTTTAGGGGGTAGTAACTCCGTCAGAGGTTACGGAGAAGGAGATCTTGGTAATGGTCGCACCTTCCTCCAAGCTAGTGCCGAATATCGCTTCCCCATATTCTCTGTGGTGGGTGGTGCCTTATTCCTCGACTTTGGAACCGATTTGGGTTCTGGTTCATCAGTACCCGGGCAACCTGCCGAAGTACGAGGGTTGAGCGGTAGTGGGTTTGGTTATGGTTTAGGGGTCAGGATTCAATCCCCTGTGGGCCCTATCCGCATCGACTATGGTATCAATGATGAGGGTGACAACCGCATTCACTTTGGTATCGGCGAAAGGTTCTAA
- the purC gene encoding phosphoribosylaminoimidazole-succinocarboxamide synthase PurC yields MNAKEKLYEGKAKIIYPTDDEQVYLTYYKDSATAFNAQKKGTITDKGKVNCAIASALLAYLEKKGISTHFIEKTSEREMLVKAVKIIPLEVVVRNIAAGSLCRETGLPEGEILPNPLVEFYLKDDALQDPLLTPDRLALLNLATDEQIKQLQTLAKTINQHLIEFFNSCQITLVDFKLEFGTDIQGAILLADEISPDTCRLWDNQEQDQEKRVMDKDRFRKDLGEVESAYQKVQTRVLTQIEKLENS; encoded by the coding sequence ATGAATGCAAAAGAAAAATTATATGAAGGTAAAGCGAAAATTATTTACCCTACCGATGATGAGCAGGTTTATTTAACCTATTATAAAGATTCGGCTACCGCGTTTAATGCTCAGAAAAAAGGTACTATCACCGATAAAGGGAAAGTGAACTGTGCGATCGCATCTGCCCTTCTAGCATACCTCGAAAAAAAAGGCATTTCTACCCACTTTATCGAAAAAACCTCCGAGCGAGAAATGCTTGTCAAAGCAGTAAAGATAATTCCCCTAGAGGTTGTAGTGAGAAATATCGCCGCTGGTAGCCTTTGCCGAGAAACGGGCTTACCCGAAGGAGAAATACTACCCAATCCCCTCGTAGAATTTTACCTCAAAGATGATGCCCTCCAAGATCCTTTGCTCACCCCCGACAGATTAGCATTATTAAACCTTGCCACTGACGAGCAAATTAAACAACTACAAACCCTCGCTAAAACCATTAATCAACACCTCATCGAATTTTTTAATAGTTGTCAAATTACCCTAGTTGACTTTAAACTCGAATTTGGCACAGATATTCAAGGCGCAATACTACTCGCCGATGAAATAAGTCCAGATACCTGTCGTCTATGGGATAATCAGGAACAAGATCAAGAAAAAAGAGTCATGGACAAAGATAGATTTAGGAAAGACTTGGGAGAGGTAGAATCTGCCTATCAAAAAGTACAAACTAGAGTCCTAACTCAAATTGAAAAACTAGAAAATAGCTAG
- a CDS encoding subgroup IIa dihydroorotase — MTVKPNSRIYRQVRILDPVCAVDNVTDVLVIDGKIEQVGNNLGYDAESVEVMEGDSLILGPGLVDIYSISGEPGYEERETLESLAGAMEAGGFSRTAILPNTSPVMDNPATCAFLEARVRDLSSRFYLWGALTNGLKGEVIAELASLAEAGVVGFTDNMPCDNLLLLRRMLEYAHPFDLPVALSPCNMQLRGAGVVRENSTSVRLGLMGCPAVSETIAIASIVELVGLTKTKVHLMRVSTERGVKLIERAKEEGLPITASVNWHHLLLNSEAVESYDPNLKLEPPLGAENDRLALVEGIKNGVIDAIAVDHTPYTYEENTVAFAQSPSGAIGYELVLPLLWENLVDTRQISALKLWEALSVNPLRCLNQKPISLQQGEKAELILFSPRQCWQVTPQNLKSLSSNTYWLNQELRGKVLSN; from the coding sequence ATGACGGTGAAACCTAACTCTCGAATTTATCGACAGGTGAGAATATTAGATCCTGTTTGTGCAGTGGATAATGTTACTGATGTTTTGGTGATAGATGGCAAGATTGAGCAAGTGGGCAATAATCTTGGTTATGATGCCGAGTCGGTAGAGGTGATGGAGGGGGATAGTTTGATTCTAGGGCCGGGGTTGGTGGATATATATAGTATTAGTGGTGAGCCTGGTTATGAGGAAAGGGAAACTTTAGAAAGTCTTGCGGGTGCTATGGAGGCGGGGGGATTTAGTCGCACTGCTATTTTGCCTAATACGAGTCCTGTGATGGATAATCCTGCTACTTGTGCTTTTTTGGAGGCAAGGGTGAGGGATTTATCTTCTCGGTTTTACCTGTGGGGAGCGTTAACCAATGGCTTGAAAGGGGAGGTGATTGCGGAGTTGGCTTCTTTGGCGGAGGCTGGGGTAGTGGGTTTTACGGATAATATGCCCTGTGACAATCTTTTGTTGTTACGAAGGATGTTGGAATATGCTCACCCGTTTGATTTACCTGTGGCTCTTTCCCCGTGTAATATGCAGTTGCGGGGGGCTGGGGTGGTACGGGAAAATAGTACCTCTGTGCGCTTGGGTTTGATGGGTTGTCCTGCAGTGAGTGAAACCATTGCGATCGCCTCTATCGTTGAATTGGTCGGCCTGACGAAAACAAAGGTGCATCTGATGAGGGTTTCCACCGAGCGAGGAGTAAAGTTGATTGAACGGGCAAAGGAGGAGGGTTTACCCATTACGGCCAGTGTTAATTGGCATCATCTTTTGCTCAATAGTGAGGCGGTAGAGAGTTACGACCCAAATTTGAAGTTAGAACCCCCTTTAGGGGCAGAAAATGACCGTCTAGCCCTAGTAGAAGGCATAAAAAATGGAGTCATAGATGCGATCGCCGTTGACCACACCCCTTATACCTATGAAGAAAATACTGTCGCTTTTGCTCAATCACCCTCTGGGGCGATCGGTTATGAGTTAGTATTACCTTTATTATGGGAAAACCTTGTGGATACTAGGCAAATCAGCGCCCTTAAACTCTGGGAAGCCCTCAGCGTTAATCCTCTCCGTTGTCTCAATCAAAAGCCCATTAGTTTGCAACAAGGGGAAAAGGCAGAATTAATTTTATTCTCTCCTAGGCAGTGTTGGCAAGTTACCCCCCAAAATTTAAAATCTTTATCTAGTAACACTTATTGGTTAAATCAAGAACTTAGGGGTAAGGTTTTAAGCAATTGA
- a CDS encoding Glutamine synthetase inactivating factor IF7, translating to MNTENQARRLMMRHHHAIKNRQQSMLGRVASEIGMDIDASQHCQGTQGKPNSSFRVTYDRSGASFS from the coding sequence ATGAATACCGAAAACCAAGCCCGTCGTCTCATGATGCGTCATCACCACGCTATAAAAAATCGTCAACAATCCATGTTAGGAAGAGTTGCCTCAGAAATCGGTATGGATATTGATGCTTCTCAACATTGTCAAGGTACTCAGGGTAAACCTAATTCTAGCTTTCGTGTTACCTACGATCGCAGCGGTGCTTCTTTTAGCTAG